In Streptomyces longhuiensis, the following proteins share a genomic window:
- a CDS encoding cation:proton antiporter has product MTTNQVLAGVGLILVLAVGSQVLAGRLRIPALIVLLPVGFAAGVLIDDVDPEQLLGAAFSPLVSLAVAVILYDAGLGLDLARLKGHTRRVVVRLIWIGVLVTGLFGTLLAAPLLGMSRQAAVMIGAILVVSGPTVVGPLLGFVRPKDRLQRILIWEGSLIDPVGGVVGALVYHGVVASSGHHLVGGTARFLASVGIGAAGGVVGAALLWVLFRVLRLGEVLGTTAQLAAVIGVAALCDVLREDTGLIAAVVMGLAVANLPGIDVPARRPFFEALVSLILGVLFISISATVTPHSLRHVWLPALGLSAFLVLVVRPLVAVVSTLGTDLTRGERAFIGWMAPRGIVAAATASTFSAGLVAKGIGGAAKILPATFVVIVATVTLYGLTASPVARRLGVVRPSRSRPLLVGGDPWVVDLGVALKAAGLEVLMWAGEEEQRERIRRAGVDLAPGELLGAATGGAAELEGITAVYFLTAEDDFNALAAVLLRGSVEGTVHRLNAPADSHGVVAPFIGGEVLFDPDLTRQTFARRYEEGASVLGQPAGDALLPGSALLFLVRRDGRLDPVTGGSTPLPRPGDTAVLLAPGRRGSESPAQ; this is encoded by the coding sequence GTGACGACGAATCAGGTGCTCGCCGGCGTGGGCTTGATCCTTGTCCTGGCCGTCGGATCGCAGGTCTTGGCCGGTCGCCTGCGCATTCCCGCCCTCATCGTGCTGCTCCCGGTCGGCTTCGCCGCCGGCGTGCTGATCGACGACGTCGACCCCGAGCAACTGCTGGGGGCGGCGTTCTCACCGCTGGTGTCGCTGGCCGTCGCCGTCATCCTCTACGACGCGGGCCTGGGGCTGGACCTGGCGAGGCTCAAGGGCCACACCCGCAGGGTCGTCGTCCGGCTGATCTGGATCGGTGTCCTGGTCACCGGGCTGTTCGGCACGCTCCTCGCCGCGCCGCTGTTGGGCATGTCCCGACAGGCGGCCGTCATGATCGGCGCGATCCTCGTGGTCTCGGGGCCGACGGTCGTCGGACCTCTGCTCGGCTTCGTGCGACCGAAGGACCGGCTCCAGCGCATCCTGATCTGGGAAGGCTCGCTCATCGACCCGGTCGGCGGTGTGGTGGGCGCACTGGTCTACCACGGGGTCGTGGCGAGCTCGGGTCACCACCTCGTCGGTGGGACGGCGCGATTCCTGGCCAGCGTGGGCATCGGAGCGGCCGGAGGAGTGGTCGGGGCGGCTCTGCTGTGGGTGCTGTTCCGGGTGCTGCGGCTCGGCGAGGTCCTCGGTACGACGGCACAACTCGCCGCGGTGATCGGTGTGGCGGCGCTCTGCGATGTCCTGCGCGAGGACACCGGACTCATCGCCGCAGTGGTGATGGGCCTGGCCGTCGCCAACCTCCCCGGCATCGACGTACCCGCGCGTCGGCCGTTCTTCGAGGCCCTGGTCAGCCTGATCCTCGGCGTGCTCTTCATCTCGATCTCGGCCACCGTCACCCCGCACTCGCTGCGCCATGTGTGGCTCCCGGCACTCGGGCTCTCCGCCTTTCTGGTGCTGGTCGTCAGGCCGCTGGTCGCCGTCGTGTCCACCCTCGGCACTGACCTGACGCGCGGCGAGCGGGCCTTCATCGGCTGGATGGCGCCGCGCGGAATCGTGGCTGCCGCCACGGCGTCGACGTTCTCGGCGGGCCTGGTGGCCAAGGGGATCGGCGGAGCGGCGAAGATCCTTCCGGCCACCTTCGTGGTCATCGTCGCGACCGTGACGCTCTACGGCCTGACCGCCTCGCCCGTCGCCCGGCGCCTGGGCGTCGTGCGCCCGTCCCGCTCGCGGCCCCTGCTGGTCGGCGGTGACCCCTGGGTGGTCGACCTGGGGGTGGCTCTGAAGGCAGCGGGGCTCGAGGTGCTGATGTGGGCGGGGGAAGAGGAACAGCGCGAACGGATCCGGCGGGCCGGGGTCGACCTTGCGCCGGGTGAGCTGCTGGGCGCCGCCACGGGGGGCGCCGCCGAGCTGGAAGGCATTACGGCGGTGTACTTCCTGACCGCGGAGGACGACTTCAACGCGCTGGCCGCGGTGCTTCTGCGCGGCAGCGTGGAGGGTACGGTCCACCGCCTCAACGCACCGGCCGACAGCCACGGAGTGGTGGCGCCGTTCATCGGAGGCGAGGTTCTGTTCGACCCGGATCTGACCCGGCAGACGTTCGCGCGCAGGTACGAGGAGGGGGCATCGGTTCTCGGGCAGCCCGCCGGGGACGCCCTCCTGCCCGGCAGCGCTCTGCTGTTCCTCGTACGGCGGGACGGCCGCCTCGATCCGGTCACGGGAGGCAGCACGCCACTGCCCCGGCCGGGGGACACGGCCGTCCTGCTGGCCCCGGGCCGACGGGGTTCCGAGAGTCCGGCGCAGTAG
- a CDS encoding aldose 1-epimerase family protein, giving the protein MQQSRTGRQLTLCRGTHKAVVVELGAALRSYAVGGRTVIDGFAEQDGITGGRGQILVPWPNRIRDGRYPWDGQELQLPLTEPAGGNAIHGLLRWVAWQVVEASGSRAVLEVPLWPQPGYPFHLHVRAEYTLGESGLEVAVTARNLDTSAAPYGFGQHPYLTPGTALVDQAVLTVPARTWLRTDERGLPVAAEPVAGTEYDLRTPRAVGALRLDTPFGDLDRDADGRAVVRLAHPSGAFGTDVWLGEGADYVQLYTGDTLPPQERRRAVAVEPMTCPPDAFRSGTGLVGLGPGEQHTVRWGITPWER; this is encoded by the coding sequence GTGCAGCAAAGCCGCACTGGACGGCAACTGACCCTCTGCCGCGGCACGCACAAGGCCGTCGTCGTGGAGCTGGGAGCGGCCCTTCGGTCCTACGCGGTCGGTGGACGCACAGTCATCGACGGATTCGCCGAACAGGACGGGATCACCGGCGGGCGCGGCCAGATCCTGGTGCCGTGGCCCAACCGGATCCGCGACGGCCGGTACCCCTGGGACGGGCAGGAGCTGCAGCTGCCGCTCACCGAGCCGGCCGGCGGCAACGCCATCCACGGGCTGCTCCGGTGGGTCGCGTGGCAGGTCGTGGAGGCGAGCGGCAGCCGAGCAGTCCTGGAGGTTCCGCTGTGGCCGCAGCCGGGCTATCCGTTCCACCTCCACGTCCGCGCCGAGTACACCCTGGGCGAGAGCGGGCTCGAAGTCGCCGTCACCGCGCGCAACCTCGACACGAGCGCCGCACCCTACGGCTTCGGCCAGCATCCCTACCTCACCCCGGGCACCGCGCTCGTCGACCAGGCGGTGCTGACCGTCCCCGCACGGACATGGCTGCGCACCGATGAGCGCGGACTTCCGGTGGCCGCCGAGCCGGTCGCCGGGACCGAGTACGACCTGCGAACGCCACGAGCTGTCGGGGCGCTCCGGCTGGACACCCCGTTCGGTGACCTCGACCGGGACGCGGACGGCCGGGCCGTGGTGCGCCTGGCCCATCCGTCGGGTGCGTTCGGTACGGACGTGTGGCTGGGTGAGGGCGCCGATTACGTGCAGCTCTACACCGGCGACACACTGCCGCCGCAGGAGCGCCGTCGAGCGGTCGCCGTCGAGCCGATGACCTGCCCCCCGGACGCCTTCCGCAGCGGCACCGGGCTCGTCGGCCTCGGCCCCGGCGAGCAGCACACCGTCCGCTGGGGGATCACGCCGTGGGAACGGTGA